In Juglans microcarpa x Juglans regia isolate MS1-56 chromosome 1S, Jm3101_v1.0, whole genome shotgun sequence, the genomic stretch AAGTTGAGAGAACTGAGGGACTCGAGGGCCGTAGGGTTATTGGGTTagggttttttgaatttttttaattttaggtataagggtataaatataaattcaactttcttaACAGGTCATAACcggttgacccgttaagcagATACTGAGCTCAAGAAATGGATGATAGGCTCTAGGACAACTAGTAATGAAAATGAATGAAGGTTGCTTTTACTGTTCTGTATCATTACGGGTTAACTTGAAAtgggagaagaagaagttgaagatgaagaatagaTGGCTCTAGAGATtctaggagaaaaaaaaatgttggctTGTATGGAATAAAACGAAGCAAGcttgaaaattttgttgaatAAGTAGAAGAGTGTGTAGAAAATACGTTGGAGGAATTGAGAGAAGTTGTAAAACGGGTAGAAAAGCAAGGATGTTCCAAAACTGTTGGCTTGTTATGAATTATGCGTGCAACTTGTTGCCTTTTTATTCCTTTCACGAGTCATGAATTGAGCACTACTCTATTATTTTTCTGCATATGCTTTTGCTGCTTGTCATAAGAATCATGATGAAACGATTAAAGTTATCAGAAGAATCACGTGAAAATTAGCCAAAATATAAAACGTTTTGTATTTGAAATTCTTTTGTGGAAAAggggcttctctctctctctctctctctctctctctctctcaattaaaAGAGAATGCATCTAAGgctaggcttttttttttttttaaatgatatcataattctcaatccaaatatcttaACAATTATAacaaacaaactaatttttttgttttgtttgagttttgaatattttggtCCAATCAATCATATATTAGAaaccatatatgtatatatgtccATAGTTGAGATGCTTACCACATGGATCACAATTGTCATCCTTAACCACATCAATTGACCCGACACATTTTAGGTAGCCTTCATATATATAGTCGCCTACTCATTATTTGGAGGTGAATTGAATCATAGAACGctgttgtgtttggttgttgaactaaactcaactcatttcaaaccaatcattgatgagacctattactttttcaacttatcataaaaaagttaaactcatcttaatctatttcatacatttcaacctaaaaagttaaactcatcttaacctaaaaaagttaaacccatctcaatgaGACCTACAAAGTACTAGTATTCacaatttaattcaactcatctcaacaacTAAACATACCCGACCTCCATATACATTcatacttttcttcttttctcctcattttaTGACAACTCTTGAATCCTATTCGTAATATGATTGTGGAATTTTGCGGGTTGAATAGTGatgtaagatgagatgagatgattttagatgaaagttgaataaaatcttattagaatattatttttttaatattattattgttttgatatttgaaaaaattgaattatttattatagtttgtgtgagaatttaaaaaaattataatgatgaaataagatgaaataaaataaaataatttcactatctaaatgggACATGAAAAGAAGAATTCTTCCATTACTAATGGCACTATAGAGGAAATAAGACAAAACGTtatagaggagagagagacaactttccaaacatttaaaattctaaattgtGTAATATTTATCTACACAACCTTTCAAATTGTTCTAAATTTAAATGACCAAATTCATGATATACTCACAATAGAAGTTTCGTTATTGCTTCAACCATTAATTCACTGCAAAGGGTACGTGGTATTCACTGGAAGCGTTGGGTTCAACTAATCAGTTTTATTAAAGATATTtctgataataaaaaaataaaagatgaatcaATCACTTTACATCCTTCCAGTTTATTTACCAACTTGCCATTGGTATTAAAAATCCGAACCCAAAAACCAACCTTTACAACAGAACTCttatactcatcattcatataccacaccacacttaatttttaattattttattttatttttattttaattttattattgctaAACTAAAacaattcttctactcatcatccatacaccacacatttgataagaaaaaaaaaaatcatgtaagaTGTAAggtgtagggatgatgagtagaattttgcTTTAACAGATGTGCATACATACCAATAGATAGATCCACTGGGATGCCAGATCTTAACAAAAGAAAGAACTTTTAGagcataattaatatttaaaaaatatatttggcaGCTAACAATTGCATTATGGCCAAGCCACAACATGAGACCAAAGGATACCTGcattcatttcctttatttttcatgtagagAAAACTAAACAATGAAAATgaactcaaaaaagaaaaaagtatacATGGTGTGGATTTTCCTTTTGttgtctgtttttttttagttcagaaTTTTGCTGCACTAGGAAATGGGAGGACCAGTATACTTGATACTGGCAGAATTGTATCCATCAAAggcaataaacttatttccaaATCTTCACAGATTTGTCATGACTAGCCGAGGCAACCATCCCTGTTACCGGTGACTGTGCCAAAGCTGATATCACACACTCATGAGCTGGAATTGTCATACACTTATTCACGGCCATGTTCCAAAGTTCCAAAGACTGCAATTAATGGAAATTTACCAACATTAGCAACATTTGATGGAAATCAGCTCAAGGTCCAAGTTGTTTTGACAGTTTTAGCTTCAGATAATTGGGGTTTCCCCTAGGCGATGGCTTTTAGATATCCCAAAGTTGGGCAAATTAGGCTGCTGTCTTGTATCATATAGCAGCAGGTTCCAGAACCATCCTATAGAGACACTCAGGACAAATGCATCCATCATCACAATGGTAGGAATTCTTATTTGGTAAAAGTGCCGGATGTTCCTTTTTGGTAAGTAAAGTGATAgcttaaaaaaagtataatctTGGTTAAAAAAACCATTCTCAAGGAATGGCAATTCAAGGGTCACCTAAAGAAATCTTGGACATTTAGGTCGCACATGGATATCCCTTGAATATGAAACCATTTTCTTTTGTCTATTGGTAAAATTTATAAGGCATTGATAACAGTGATAATGGCAATTACAAAGCAAATATCACCTGGTAGCCTCCAATGACCAAGAGAGTGGAGTAACTTGGGTGGAAAACACAAGAATGAAACATGTTTCCACTGGAACTGAGCTCGTGAATGCACTCTCCAGAGGCTAATGACCACACTCTGATAGACTCATGACTCACGGTTGCCAAATAATCTCCACTCGTGTCCCAACAGACGGAGAGCACTTCTGTTGAGTGCCCCTGAAGTTCAACAGACAAAGCATTAGTATCTGCAGATAAGAATGTGTAATGCAATTTAATATTGATTTATTAAACAAGACAGAGGAGTTCCAATGGCTTCCTTCAAATTTTCCTGAATTTAACAATGATATCATACTTGTAATGAGTGTGTCAGCCTATCAGTCTCGACATCAAAGATGGACACAACATTCTCTGTTGCCGCAGCCAGAAGTTGTCCAATTCTAGGCTGAAATCTCACCTGTGTGGAACCTCCCTGTTCATTAAAATACTGAGGATCAGAAGGCAATGTACAAAATCCAACAAAGCTTCAAAACTTACAtagaacagaaaataaaaataaaattccaaaacTAGCCTTGGAAACATGGGTTGAAGAATATTGATTAATTTTCCAGAAACGAATCTCACTGTTAGCCTCGCAAGAGCAGAAAATGTCACTCTTCTTAGGGTGAAAATCAAGGGATGTAACATGGGAGGTGTGCCCTTGATATGTCTGTAAGCAATAGTTTGGCtgcaaaaataaactaaattaaGCACGATAAGTACACCAAAATCTTCACCGACAATAAAAATGCCACAATGTATATAGGCAAGATGCGACTCTACataacaaagaaattaatttgaacACCACCAATCACGTAACCATCTTCAGAGACATGGACAGATGTACAAATTTGAGAACACAAAAGACCAGTGCTTCATCATAAGCTcactttatttttgtgaaagtCAATTTCCATGAGGTGGGAACAAATAGCAGAAGGTAAAAGTAGAAACAAGGTGgtacttttcataaaagtaaTAATTCCCAGCTAAAAACAAGAGGTGCAACCAAGTACTGGGGAAGTATGCcaacaaaaaaacataaaaatcctAGCATCTGAAGTTTCATGGATCCAAGAATTCAATTGAAGTAAAAAGTGCAGCAACCAGTTGCACCCATCAtacttaggccccgtttggatagtgaaagtgtttcatctcatctcatctcatctcatcattacaacttttccagattcttacacaaaatataataaacaattcaacttttttaaatcctaagacaataataatattaaaaaataatattctaataatattttattcaatttttaactttaatctaaaactatcttatctaatctcactatccaaaccgcaccttaGTATTACTACAATAACAAACTAGGAGGGGAGAACATAAATTTTCTTGTCAAATTCCTGACTAGCGTTTAATAAGAAAGAGATGAAATGTGGAAGTTACTTTTGCAGCATCCCAGAGTCGCACAGTTTTATCAAACGAAGAAGTTGCCAGCTGAGTTGAATTTGGTCTGAAGCGAACATCGGTAATTATCAAAGTGTGCTCTTCTGGAGTGCTATCAGTCTGCAGCGTCTCCATGTTCCAGAGAACAACCTACTAACATAAAAAACAGTAAGCATTTACATTTCACTGATCCTACTATTACAGTAAACCCATCTTCAGGGGAAATCAATGTTtagcaaaagaagaagaatgaaaatgcatatttaGATACAACTAGCTCTTCTGAGTATATCTGCATCCAATGTGAGCCGATAACAAGTATAATCATGCCAGCTTCaaacaaaaactccaaaaaCCAACGAGTGAGGCAATGGCAAAATCatgaaattttctaaaatttgtaaACACTGTCAGCAAGGGAAACTCATAGGTggataaaatttctttcaacCATTGATTCAAGTTTCTTCCTGTCCATTTAAGTCTTTTCTAATCCATTGCACAAGATAGAATATCGTTTATCTtggaaatttttctttattatgaaatataaatttgatttgaaCCATGTGAGGAAAGATAAATGCAGAAAATGCTTAATAAAtccttttttatatttgataaaatcttCTGATTGTGCTGTATGTCCCAATCTTTGATGTGAGCATTTGTCACTGGTATTGAAATGCCTTTCACTTGAATGGTATCGTTAATATATCTCGCGAATCACGATGTGGAATGCAAGAAGCATAATCTACTCAACATGATGATATCATACAGAGCCATGTTTGTGGTTAGAGCCACTGATACAACAGGAGAGGGACAACTACGATGAAGAAACTCAACATGATGATATCATGCAGaactatttttttatctgaCAGGACAGGCACTGAAAACTCCAAAGTAATTAAAGCATGGGGAGCAGTGTTTGAATTTCACCTTTTGCTAGATGTTTTCCACAATACCTATACTTGAGATACTAGAAGAGAAACGACAAGTTTTCCGTGTTAAAAAACAGCCAAATTCACAGTGGAAtcttaaattcataaattttctgAATAAGTACCTGAATTAATAGTTTTGCCAAAAACTACATCGTAACAAAAGCTTTGATGCCTTGCACATACCAAATAGATATATACAGACATTGGTTGCATCAAAGAATGATGGTGATAAAGGACAACAACGAACAAAAGGATTTAAGATATTGATTTTGTTAAAGTCAATGAGAAATCAGAACACTAGACAGAAGTTCTTTGAGCTTACATTAGTAGCGTAGGAGAATTAATTGATCTGCAATTCCTAAATCAAAAGATTCTAAACAGACtggtatatattaaaaaaatatatattaagtttttcACTAATGTAGTCTGTTCAAAATATGGGATTCATGCCTTGCCTGCTACAATGCATTATACCTTCTTGTCATGCCCGGCACTGGCTAATAACTTGCCATCTGAAGAGAAATGACAGCAGACAACTTTGCTATTGCTTTTACGTATGGAACCAACTTCGTTGAAGGAAAAACCTAATGTGGAGAGACAGAGCGTTAGTTGCAATCAAATTGAACAATCATCATTGCTCAACCCATGAGATCATTGACTACCTTTTGAAGTCTCAGCAGCTTGCTCAGCAGAGTTCCGTTTTAATGCGCCAAATAAATCCCTTACATCTCCATCATCATTCGAGAGGAAAGATTCCACATTATCTTCTAAAGAACCAACATCTCCAAAAGGTTCGATGTCTTCCTGCAATTCAAGACGAAGTCATCAACAGGCCTTGATTTATAATGTGCTGTATTTAGCTGAACTAAGAGATGCATAAGAGCATAATACAACTAAATAAGTGCAACATATATCCATGGAAGCCTTGAACCTTAAGCAAGGATCTCCAAGCATACTTATCTAACACATGATCCATGTGAGTAACATGAGTAGTGGTCATACATGGAACAAACTAGCTATGCAGTGCGTTCTGGAACAAAGTATCCCAAATTTAGAAATGTGCAATCCAGACTACAGATCCTAAATGAATTGTAATCTTATTACAAGTGTATGATTACAGGATGGAAGATCCCAACACAGTATGGGCTCCATCATAATCAACTAATTCAGACCATCACGTTTAGATAATATTACTGGCACCCTATAATTCACATACAATCTCCAATTAGCCAACTCATTATTAAAATGGTGATGGTCTAAATCATCTCTATGGTCTTAACAAATTGATACCTAAGGCTTAACATATTAGCTTAACGTGCAAGGAAAATACACGTGTAAAACTTTTCTACCAGTTGTGTAAGTTATGCAGATTACAATTTCTCAAAAGATAATATACCAGCTGGTTTGTGGATGATGCAAGACCACCTGCCCCATCTGCACCATACATCATTAAACCTTTTGACACACTGCCAACATTCTGCAGATTACCCGCCATTGCAACTCCATCACCAGGAGTATGAGTAGATGGAGTTGATGGCTGAGAGTTTGGTGAAGGACCAAGTGTGTTTCCTGTGCCAGTACTGTTGGCAGCTCCGGAAGATGAAGGCCCTTTCCTTTTTCGGCTACTCTATTACAGCATTAACAGCCAAGTTATTAACTTGCAAGAAATAACCCAAAAAACTATCAAGAATTGATTGTGCCTCCAGTTCCAAGAAGTTTTTGAAGATAGCAAACAAATGGATGTAGCAGTAGAAAAACATTCTTTATGGCATTATGTCAATATAAGTGAGCAAAACCTGTTGCAGTTGCTGTGGATGCAAAGGATCTGGTTGTTGAGATGAACTCTGCTGCATCTGTGGCATGTTCATCTGCTTAGAACATGCCAACGGTTCAGAAAAATGTTACCAGAGAGCTCACTGGATAATCTTAAACAAcaatacaaaaatgaaaatattttcaaaaacattaaagtATGCTGCGATAATCCCTTTTCTTTActtacataaaattttataaaattttacataGACCTAAATGAAACATCAGTAAACATTTGGGTATTATCATAGATGATTGGCAATGTCTTTGGTGATACTAGAGATGGTATTCGAATCATTCCTTTTCTATTCAGGCCAGTGCTGCAATAGAGAAAATTATATCAGCAAAATATCCTCACTAGTGAGTAACTAAGATTATAGTCACACATGTGGAGCATGATACAAATAAGGTTGCTAGGATATATGTActcaataatataaaagattcttAATGAAGTAGGAGTCCTTTAGAAATCCTTTTTGAGATAATCGCCATATTCCTAATTAATTCTAGTCAAAActtattgtaattattttgaaagttCTGTGATTTCCAGCAATTGCAATTAGACCTGAAAACCCCAATTTGTTTAAAGAATTTCACCTTTTCCTAATTTAATACAGACCCCAATTTGTTTAAAGAACAATGCTTGATATGAAATAGCCAACTTCACAAGCAGCAAGGACTGTTTCAGTGGATAATGGAAGA encodes the following:
- the LOC121246101 gene encoding transcriptional corepressor LEUNIG_HOMOLOG-like isoform X2 — protein: MAQSNWEADKMLDVYIYDYLVKKKLHATAKSFMTEGKVAPDPVAIDAPAYIEAQQIKAKEQQQLQMQQLQLMRQAQMQRRDPNHPPLGSPVNSVNPEGVLGQSTASALAAKMYEERMKHSNPMESETSQPLLDARMALLKSTTNHPGQLVQGNSGSVTAALQQIQARSQHNTDIKGEVNMAANQRSLPMDSSSMYAQGIMQSKPGIGNAGLNPGVGSLPLKGWPLTGIDQIRPGLGAQVQKPFLQNANQFQLLPQQQLLAQVQAQGTLGSSPIYGDMDPQRFRGLSRGSMNVKDGQQIGNDGSIGSPMQSTSSKMNMPQMQQSSSQQPDPLHPQQLQQSSRKRKGPSSSGAANSTGTGNTLGPSPNSQPSTPSTHTPGDGVAMAGNLQNVGSVSKGLMMYGADGAGGLASSTNQLEDIEPFGDVGSLEDNVESFLSNDDGDVRDLFGALKRNSAEQAAETSKGFSFNEVGSIRKSNSKVVCCHFSSDGKLLASAGHDKKVVLWNMETLQTDSTPEEHTLIITDVRFRPNSTQLATSSFDKTVRLWDAAKPNYCLQTYQGHTSHVTSLDFHPKKSDIFCSCEANSEIRFWKINQYSSTHVSKGGSTQVRFQPRIGQLLAAATENVVSIFDVETDRLTHSLQGHSTEVLSVCWDTSGDYLATVSHESIRVWSLASGECIHELSSSGNMFHSCVFHPSYSTLLVIGGYQSLELWNMAVNKCMTIPAHECVISALAQSPVTGMVASASHDKSVKIWK
- the LOC121246101 gene encoding transcriptional corepressor LEUNIG_HOMOLOG-like isoform X1, whose amino-acid sequence is MAQSNWEADKMLDVYIYDYLVKKKLHATAKSFMTEGKVAPDPVAIDAPGGFLFEWWSVFWDIFIARTNEKHSEPAAAYIEAQQIKAKEQQQLQMQQLQLMRQAQMQRRDPNHPPLGSPVNSVNPEGVLGQSTASALAAKMYEERMKHSNPMESETSQPLLDARMALLKSTTNHPGQLVQGNSGSVTAALQQIQARSQHNTDIKGEVNMAANQRSLPMDSSSMYAQGIMQSKPGIGNAGLNPGVGSLPLKGWPLTGIDQIRPGLGAQVQKPFLQNANQFQLLPQQQLLAQVQAQGTLGSSPIYGDMDPQRFRGLSRGSMNVKDGQQIGNDGSIGSPMQSTSSKMNMPQMQQSSSQQPDPLHPQQLQQSSRKRKGPSSSGAANSTGTGNTLGPSPNSQPSTPSTHTPGDGVAMAGNLQNVGSVSKGLMMYGADGAGGLASSTNQLEDIEPFGDVGSLEDNVESFLSNDDGDVRDLFGALKRNSAEQAAETSKGFSFNEVGSIRKSNSKVVCCHFSSDGKLLASAGHDKKVVLWNMETLQTDSTPEEHTLIITDVRFRPNSTQLATSSFDKTVRLWDAAKPNYCLQTYQGHTSHVTSLDFHPKKSDIFCSCEANSEIRFWKINQYSSTHVSKGGSTQVRFQPRIGQLLAAATENVVSIFDVETDRLTHSLQGHSTEVLSVCWDTSGDYLATVSHESIRVWSLASGECIHELSSSGNMFHSCVFHPSYSTLLVIGGYQSLELWNMAVNKCMTIPAHECVISALAQSPVTGMVASASHDKSVKIWK